In Desulfovibrio legallii, the sequence TTTTGCCAACGTGAGGCTGAAAGAGGCGGCCGCGCTGCACGGCCTGCCTGCCGAATTTATCGCGCAGGCGGTCCAGGGCGGCGTCCAGGCGTTCGCGGCGGGCTTCCAGGGCCGGGTCCGCCAGGCCGGGGGCGGCGGCGGGGAGGCCGGGCAGGGCCAGCTGCGCGGCGGGGGGCCGCTCGAAGCCGGAGACGCCCAGGCCCACCAGGCGCACGGGCTGAGGCAGGGGCAGGGCCTGGAGCAAGGCCGCGCCCACGGCAAAGATGGTTTCCGTGGCGTTGACGGGCGCGGGCAGGCTGCGGGAGCGGGTTATCTGGCGGAAGTCCGCAAATTTGACTTTGAGCGTCACGGTGCGGCCTTTGCAGTTATGGCGGCGCAGGGAGGCCCCCACCCTTTCGGCGTGGGCCAGCAAGGCGCGGCGCAGCAGCTCATGGTCGCGGGTATCCTGGGGGAAGGTGCATTCCGCGCTTTCGCTTTTGGCTTCACGCGCGGGCTCCACAGCGCGCGGGTCGCGGCCGTGGGCACGTTCGGCAAGCACCCGGCCCCATTGGCCGAAGCGGCGCTCCAAAAAATCCGGGCTGTAGCGGCGCAGCCGCCCCACAGTGCGAACGCCCAGGCCGTGCAGCTGCTGCGCGCCGCGTTTGCCCACACCGGGGAGCTTTTCCACGGGCAGGTCTTCCAGAAAGGCGTCCACGTCTTCGGGGCGGAGGATGCAGACGCCGTCGGGCTTATGGATATCCGAGCAGATTTTGGCCAGGAATTTGACCGGGGCCGCGCCTACGGAGCAGGTCAGCCCGCCGGTGGCGGCGGTGACGCGGGCCTTCATGCGGGCGATGAGTTCCTCCAGGGGGCCGAACAGCCGCTCCAGGCCCGCGGCGTCCACATAGGCCTCGTCCACGCTGGCCTGCTCCACCAGGGGGGAGAATTCGCCCAGGGCCGCCATGACGGCGCGGGAAACTGCGGCATAGCGCGGGTAGCGCCCGCGCAGAACCACGGCCTGGGGGCAGAGCCGCCGGGCCGTGCTCATGGGCATGGCCGAGTGCACGCCGAAGGCGCGGGCCTCGTAGGAGCAGGTGGAGACCACGCCCCGTTGCCCGCCGCCCACGATAACGGGGCGGCCCCGCAGGTCGGGGTTGTCCAGCTGCTCTACGGAAGCGAAAAAGGCGTCCATGTCGAGGTGCAGAATCATAGGGGATGTCCGGGCGGCACGGCTGGGGCCCGCGCGCCGACAAAGGGGGCGTGCGGCGGCGCAAGGCCGGGGCGGAGCGGGCAGACGCCGCAGCCCGCGGACCGGGCGAAGCCGGCGCGCTGCGCCGCCTCAGTCCAGCTTTTCGCGCACGCGCTCCAGCTCCGACTGGATATAGACTTCGGGCGCGCCCTGGGAGCGCAGCAAGAATTCGGCCATGGCCAGGGCCACTTCGCGCTCGCCGCTGAACACGGCCGTCACGCCCAGGTCGCGCAGCACGCGGGCCTCGCCCACAAAGGCGGTATGGGCCAGGATGCGCACGTCCGGATTGACGGCGCGGGCGATGGGCGTCACGTCCCTGGCCGGGATGCTGGTGGAGGTCAGGAGCAGGGCCTCGGCCTTTTCCAGGCCCGCCTCGCGCAGCACTTCGGCCTGCAGGGCGTCGCCGTGGATCACGGGGCGGTCCTTCTCCCGCAGGGCGTGCACGGTATCGATATTCATCTCCACGACCATAACGGAGAGGCCGCTATCCCGCAGGATGCGGCAGCAGCTGCGGCCCACGGGGCCGTAGCCCACCACCACCACGCGGGGGGCGGTTCCCTCTTCAGGCACGATCTGGCAGACCTCGCCGCGTTCGGCTTTCTCCGGCCGACGGCGCTCCAGCCAGCGGGCCAGGTCTTCCATGCGGCGGTAGATCATGGGGTTGATGGTGATGGAGATCATGGCCGCCGGGATAATGGCGTTGTTGACCCGCTCGTCAAAGAGCCCCAGGCTGATGCCCATGCCGGCGAGGATGAAGGAGAATTCGCCGATCTGAGAAAGGGAGGCCGAAACAGCCAGACACAAGCGCAAAGGCTTGCGGAACAGCCTGGTCATAATAAAAGCCCCCAGCGGCTTGGCCACCAGGATGACGAACAGGGTGGCCAGCATGAGGGGCCAGTCCGTGAGCAGGGATGCGGGGTTAAAGAGCATGCCCACAGAGACGAAGAAGAGCACGGCAAAAGCGTCGCGCAGGGGCAGGGCCTCGGCGGCGGCGCGGGCGCTGAACTCGGACTGCCCCACCACCATGCCGGCCAGGAACGCGCCAAGGGCCATGCTGGCGTCAAAAAAGTAGGCGGCGGCCACGGCAATGCCCAGGGCCAGAGCGATGACGGCCAGGGTGAACAGGTCGCGGGTGCCCGTGCGGGCCACATAGCCCAAAAAAAGGGGAATGAGCTTCTGCCCCACCACCAGGGTGAAGAGGGTCAGGGCCCCCAGCTTGAGCAGGGTCAGGCCCAGGGCGCTCCAGAATTCCCCGCCGGGGGTGAGCACGGCGGGCAAGAGCACCAGAAGCAGAATGGTGAAAATATCCTCCACCACCAGCCAGCCCAGGGCCACATGGCCGGTGCGGGTGTGCAGGGCGTGGTTGTCGGCCAGAACGCGGGTGAGCACCACGGTGCTGGCCACGGAGATGGCCATGCCGAAAATCGCGCCCGCCAGAAGCGAGAAGCCGAAAAAGTGCAATATGACCATGCTGGTGAGGGTGGCGGCGGCGATCTGGATAGCCGCGCCGCTCACGGCAATGGCCCCCACGGCCAACAGGTCGCTGAGGTGGAAGTGCAGCCCCACGCCGAACATAAGCAGGATCACGCCTATTTCGGCAAACTGGGCGGCCGTGCCCGCATCGGCCACAAAGCCCGGCGAGTGCGGCCCCACCAGAATGCCCGCCAGCAGATAGCCCACCAGGGGCGAAAGGCGCAGCTTCTGGGTCAGGATGCCCAGAACCAGGGCGGCGCTCAGGCCGCCGGCCAGGGTGAGGATGAGGACGGTTTCATGAGGCATGGCGTTACTCCCGCGCGCCCGGCAGCCACTGCAGCCAAAGGCTGCGGCGGCGCGGGCCGTCGCCTTCGCACAGATAGACGGCCTGCCATGTGCCCAGGCAGAGCTCGCCGTCCTCCACCAGTAAAAGCAGCGAAGGGCCGTGCAGGGTTGTTTTGATGTGGGCGTCGCTGTTGCCCTCGGCGTGGCGGTAGTCCCCGGCATCGGGCACAAGGCGGCTGAAAAAGGCCAGCATGTCGCGGCGCACGTCCGGGTCCGCCCCCTCGTTGAGGGTCAGGCCGCAGGTGGTGTGCGGGCAAAAGAGTGTCAACGCGCCGTAGCGCCAGCCGCGCTCCACGGCCATGCGCCGCACAAAAGCACGGACTTCGGCCGTAATGTCGCGCATTTCGCAGCGGCTGTGGGTGGCGCATTCCAGGGTAAACACGTCCGCCTCCGCGGCCTTTTGCCGCCCGATGGTTATGCGCCGCCCAAGACGCGGAAATACACGGCGGGCTCGCGCAGCAGCCCCGCGTCCATGGTGCGCTGCAAAGCGTCGCTCATGGCCTTGGCCGTGGTTTCGTGGGTCATGAAGACCAGGGGCACGCCGTGGCCCTCGTCGGTTTTCTGGATGACCTGGGCAAGGCTGATGCCCTCGGCCGCCATGCAGCCCGAAAGGTCGCGCAGCACGCCGGGGGCGTCCTCCACCATAACCCGCACATAGTAGCAGGAGCGCCACTCCTCCGGCGGCACAATGGCGGCCGTGGGCAGATCCTTGCCCGCGAAGCCCGTGTTGTTGGGGCGCTCCTCCCGGGCCACGGCCATAAGATCCGCCAGCACGGCCCCGGCCGTGGGCAGGTCCCCCGCGCCGCGCCCGTGGAAAAAGAGCGGGCCGGAGGCGTTGCCCTCCACCCGCACGGCGTTGTACACGCCGCCCACCCTGGCCAGCAGGTACTTGTGGTAGACCAGGGCGGGGAAAACCCCGGCCTCCAGGCGCACCGGGCCCTCGCCCGCAGCGGCCCCGGCCTGGGGCACCTCGCGCGCCTGGCCAATGAGCTTGATGCGGTAGCCAAACTCCCGCGCCAGGCGGATGTCCAGGCTGGAAAGCCCGCGGATGCCCCGCACGGAAAGGGCCGTGTAGGGGTAGTGCGCGCCGAAGGCCAGGCGAATGAGCAGAATGAGCTTGTGGGCCGCGTCGTGGCCGTCGATGTCCAGGGTGGGATCGGCCTCGGCGTAGCCCAGCGCCTGAGCCTGCTTGAGGGCCAGGCCGAACTCCATGCCCTCCGAGGTCATGGCGGAGAGAATGTAGTTGCTGGTGCCGTTGAGAATGCCCATGAGCGAAAGCACGCGGTTGCCCGCAAGGCTCTCTTTGAGCGTCTCCACAATGGGGATGGCCCCGGCCACGCTGGCCTCATAGCGCAGCACGCGCTTTTTGCGGTCGGCCTTCTGAAAGAGGGCCAGCCCCTCCTCGGCCAGCAGGGCCTTGTTGGCCGTGACAATGTGCTTGCCCTGGTCCAGGGCGCGGTCAATAAGGGCGCGGGCGTGGTCAATGCCGCCCATCAGCTCCACCAGCACGTCGATTTCCGGGTCTTCGGTCAGCTCGCGCGGGTCGGTGACGAGCGCGGCGTCCGGCGGCAGGGGCACGCTGCGCGCCTTGGCTACGTCGCGCACCAGCACTTTTTTGAGGACAATGTCGCGCCCCGTACGGCGGCGGATAAGGTCCGCGTTTTCGCGCAGCAGGCGCACCAGGCCGCCGCCCACGGTGCCGTAGCCGGCCAGCCCCGCCACCAGGGGTTTGTCGCTGTTCTTGCTCATGGATTCTCCGTTGCCGCCGCCGGACGCCCGGCCCGCAATGCTGATGGTGCCGTTTAATCGCCCACGCCGGAGAGCAGACGCCGCATGCTGCTCATGGCCTGGCGGGTGCGCTGGTCGTTTTCAATAAGGGCAAAACGCACATATTCGTCGCCGTAAGACCCGAAGCCCAGGCCCGGCGAAACGGCCACATGGGCCTCCTGCAAGAGCAGCTTGGAAAACTCCACCGAGCCCATTTTGCGGAAGGGTTCGGGGATGTGCGCCCAGGCGAACATGGTGGCCCTGGGCGAGGGCGTCTCCCAGCCGATGCGGTTCAGACCTTCGATAAGCCAGTCGCGCCGCTCCTTGTAGACGTCGCAAATGTGCTGCACGCAGTCCTGCGGGCCGTTGAGGGCCACGGTGGCGGCGATCTGAATGGGCTGGAACATGCCGTAATCAAGGTAGCTCTTGATGCGCCCCAGGGCGTGGATAAGGTGCTGGTTGCCCACGCAGAAGCCCACGCGCCAGCCGGGCATGGAATAGCTTTTGGACATGGAGTAAAACTCCACCCCCACGTCCTTGGCGCCCTTGGCCTGCAAAAAGCTGGGGGCCTTGTAGCCGTCAAAAACCAGATCCGCATAGGCCAGGTCGTGCACCACCCAGATATTGTTCTCTTTGGCAAAATCCGCCACCTTCTGGAAAAATTCCAGGTCGGTCACTTCCGTGGTGGGGTTGTGCGGGTAGCAGAGAAAAAGCACCTTGGGCTTGGGCCAGGCCTGACGGGTGGCGGTCTCCAGATCCTCAAAAAAGTCGCGGCCGTGGCCGATGGGCACGCTGCGCACGTCCGCCCCGGCAATGACCGAGGCGTATTTGTGGATGGGGTAGGTGGGGTCCGGGGCCAGCACCACGTCGCCCGGCTCCAGCATGGCCAGGGAAAGGTGGGCCAGGCCTTCCTTACAGCCCAGGGTGACAATGGCCTCGCTGTCCGGGTCCAGCTGCACGCCGTAGTTGCGGGCGTAGCGATCGCAGATGGCTTTGCGCAGATTGGGGATACCGCGGGAAAGGGAATAGCGGTGGTTGACCGGCTTCTGGGCGGCCTCCACGAGCTTGTCCACGATATGGGCCGGCGTGGGGATATCCGGATTGCCCATGCTGAAGTCCACAATATCCACATTCTGCCGTCTGAGCCGCATTTTGAGGTCGCCCACCAGCGCAAACACATAGGGGGGCAGGCGGCGAATCCGCGAAAATTCTTCCATGTCACTGGCTCCTGGATGGTTCGGCGCGTCAGACGCCCGCGGCGCGACCTCCGCACCATGCGAAGGCCCGTCCGGGGCAGCGCGCCAGTCCGGCCTACGGCCCCGCAAACGGCCACAGTTCCGGCACAGGCAGCATAGCCAGCGGTCCGCCCGTTTGTAAAGCGCGCTTTTGCCTTTATGCGCTGCTTGGTGTAGCCTGCAGCCTATCAGGAGAACGGCATGGAAGCACACATCAGCTTTGACCCCGCTCTTCCGGCGTTGCGCCTGCTGGACCAGCGCCTGCTGCCGGAACAGGAGGCCTACATCCTCTGCCGCACGCCCGAAGACGTGATCGAGGCCCTGCGCAGCATGGCGGTGCGGGGCGCGCCGGCCATCGGCGTTGCCGCCGCCTGGGGCTGCGCGCTGGCCCTGCACGGGCTTGCGCCGGGCGCGGACTGGCCCGACCGCCTGGACGCAGCCCTGGAAAACCTGGCCCAGGCCCGGCCCACGGCCGTCAACCTGCGCTGGGCCGTGGAGCGCATGCGCGCCCGCTGGCGTCGGCTGGGCAAGGCCGCCAACCGGGAAACGCTGCATAAGGCCTTTATGGATGAGGCCAGACGCATGCAGGAAGAAGACGTGGCCGCCTGCAAGGCCCTGGGCCGCTACGGCGCGGCCCTGCTCAAGGATGGCGACACGGTGCTCACCCACTGCAATGCCGGGGCCCTGGCCACGGCGGGCTACGGCACGGCCCTGGGCGTGGTGCGCGCGGCGGTGGCGGCGGGCAAGCGCATCCGGGTCATCGCCGACGAAACGCGACCCTTTTTGCAGGGCGCGCGGCTCACCGCCTGGGAGCTGCACGAGGACAACATCCCCGTGGCCGTGGCCTGCGACAACGCCTGCGCCCTGCTCATGCACAAGGGGCTGGTGCAGTGCGTGGTAGTGGGCGCGGACCGCATAGCCGCCAACGGCGATACGGCCAATAAAATCGGCACCCTGGGCGTGGCCCTGCTGGCCCGGCACTTCGGCATCCCCTTCTATGTGGCCGCGCCCCTCTCCACTATAGATCCGGCCACGCCCCACGGCGACGCCATCCCCATTGAGGAGCGCCCGGCGGCGGAGGTGACCCATATGGGCGCAAGGCGCCTCTGCCCCGAAGGCGTGCCCGTGTACAATTTTGCCTTTGACGTGACCCCTGCCGCGTGCATTACGGGCATCATCACGGAACAAGGCGTGCTGCGGCCGCCCTACGGCCTTTCCATCTGGGCGGCCTGCAACGACACCCGCACAAACCGAGCCTGCGATGCGGCCGCAGGCGCAGTATCCCCCGCCGCAACGGACGACTGAGGCGCGGTTATGGAACTGGAACTGGTGGTGGCGGCGGTGCCCGCGCCCCGTCCGCAACCCTGCGGACGGGAATGCTGCCCGGAGGGCGGGCCGGAACGCCTGGTGGTTCATTGGGAAGGCTGGGAGGCCCCGGAGGGCGAATACTCCCTGCCTGCCCTGCTCCGCCGGGATCTCCTCCACATCCGCGCGGAACACGCGGCCTGGGCCTACGAGCTGGGCCTGCTGGACGCGGGCGGACGCAGCGTGCAGGAGCGTCTGACCGGCGGGGCCCCCCTTTCCCTGTGGTGGTGCTCCCTGCTCTATGAACGTCACCCCAAGATGACGCCTGGCCTCTATGAAGTGTACAAACTGCGAGCCCTGGAGCGTTTTATGGACGCCAGGGGCGTGACGGCCCTGCGCTGCAGCGGGGGGGACGCGCGCCTGCGCCGCGTGCTGGAAGCCCTCTGCGCCGCCGGCGACCGCAGCTTTGCCGCCGCGGGCCCGGAAACGGACGCGGCCTTCGCGGCGCGGCCGGGCCTGCTGCGCCGTTGCTATGCGGCCTGCCCGGCCCCCCTGCGCGCCGCGGCCCGCTATGTTCACTGGTGGTGGACCGTGCGCCGGCTGCTGCCCGCCTGCCCCCTGCCGTCCGCGCCCGCCGCAGGCGGCGCGCCCCGGCAGACGGCCACCATCGCCACCTACTTCCCCAATGTGGATATGGAGGCGGCCCGCCAGGGGCGCTTCCGCTCCCGCTACTGGGAGAGCCTGCACGAGGCCCTCAACGCCGCGGCGCAGGCCGAGGGCGGGCACTTTGTGCGCTGGCTGTTCATCCGCTTTCCCGCGCCGCAGCTCAGCCTGCGGCAGTGCCTGGAGCTGCGCGACCGCTTCCGCCAGAGCGGCAGGGACGGCTGCAGCTTCCACTACCTGGAGGAGCTGCTGCGGCCCCGCGACCTGGTCGCGGCGGCCTGGCGCTACGTCCGCATCTGCCTTTCTAGTCTGCTTCTGGAGCGCGCCGTGCGCCCGGCCTTCCACCTTCCGGGTTCGCGCCTGAATTTCTGGGACTATCTGGGGCCCTACTGGGCGGAATCCTTCCGGGGCTGGCGCGCCCTGGAGCGCTGCCTGCAGCTGCGGGCCTGCGAGCGCTACGCCGCGGCCGCCGGGCCGCAACGCTGGACGCTCTTCCCCCTGGAGAACTGCCCCTGGGAACGGATGCTCACCACAGCCGTGCACCGCGCGGGCAACGGCCCGGTGGTGGGGGCCCAGCACTCCACCATCCGGCCCACGGATTTCCGCTATTTTGACGATCCGCGCGCCTTCACGCCGCCCCTGGCCGTCATGCAGCCCGACCAGGTGCGCGCCAACGGCGGTTCCGCCCTGGCCCAGTGGCGGGACGCGGGCCTGCCCGCCGCCCGGCTGGACCTGGCGGAAGCCCTGCGCTATCTTTATCTGGTCAAGGACGGCACGGGCACGGCTGCCGCGGCAGGCGCGCCCCCTACCACTCCGACGAGCCAGGACGCGACGCCCCGGCGGCTTCTGGCGGTGACGAGCTTTTTTGCCGACGAGACGGACGCCCACCTGCGCCTGCTGGCCCGCGCCCTGCTGGGCGGGCTGCTGGAGGGCTGGGAGGTCTGCGTCAAGCCGCACCCCTATCTGCCCGTGGCCGAACGCCTGCAAGCCCTGCTGGGCGCACGCGCGGCCGAGGTGCGGGTGCTGGAAGGCCCCATCGGCCCGCTGCTCGCGCCGGGCGTGCTGGTCTGGGCCAGCAACTCCACCACCGCAGCCCTGGAGGCGGTCCTCAAGGGTCTGCCTGTCCTGGTTATGCTGCCGACCAATGATTTTGACCTCTGCCCCCTGCAAGATGTGCCCGGTCTGCCCCGCACGGGCAGCCTGGAGGACGTCAAGGCCGCACTGGCCGCCGCGGCCCCGCTTGCCCTGCCTGACGGCTATCTGGATCTGGACCCGGCCCTGCCGCGCTGGAAACACCTTCTCAACCTGGTGAGGATGCCATGACCGCACACGACCGCGTGGCCGCATTGGTGCGCCACTACTACTGGGACAGGGATATGAACTGCGCGCGCACTACCCTGCGCTGCCTGGAGAGCCTGACAGGCCAGAAGGTGCATCCCCAGCTCTATCAGGCCGTGGTTGGCTGCCACGGAGCCGGCGGTACCGGCGGGCAGTGCGGCCTGGTGGAAGGCGGCCTGCTGTTTCTGGGCATCTACGGCGCGGCCCTGGGCTTGAGCGAGGACGCCACCGTGGACGCTTGCGCCGCCTATGCCCGCCAATTCGCCGAGCGTTTCGGCAGCCTGGGCTGCAGCGACCTGCGGCCCGACGGCTTCCACAAGCAGGATCCGCCCCATGTATGTGAAATCCTCAGCGTGGACGCCATCTGCTTTCTGCACAACTATGTGCGGGGGCTCACGGGCCAGCCGCCTGTGGAATAACGCCACCGCCCGCAAACGCCCCCCCGGCTGCGGGAAGCTGCACAGGCTTCCGCACGCGCTCCTGCGCAACTTCAGGGCTGCGTCGTAAGCCCCTGCGGACGACAGGCCTTCACCGCGCCCCGTGCAAAGCCCGCAAGCCGGCCGCGCGAGACGCAACGGGCTGCGGCCATAAACGCGCAAGGCGCGGAGCTTTTGCCCCGCGCCTGTGTTGATTGCTGCGCTGCTGCTGCGGATTCCCGCGCCGAATCTTTGTACGCCGGATTGTTGTGCGGGAACCTGCTCAGGCGGTTTCGCAGGCCGCGCGGTTGCGGCGCGCGCCGCGCCACATGCCGCCCAGAATCATACCCGCGCCCACCAGCAGCCCGGCGCACATGGTCACAAAGCTGACCGCCTTGAGCACGCCCAGCAGTTCGGGGTTCAGGTCCATGAGCCCCAGGGCCTGCAGGTAGCCGGGCAGAGCTATGATGCGGCTCACGGCCACAATGAGCATGATGGCGGCCATGACAAACTTGACCATGATGGGCCGCACATAGGTGGTGCCTATGGCCCCCAGCTGCACGCCCAACAGGGATCCGCCCAGGATGATGAAGACCAGACGGATGTCGATCATGCCGTGCATGGCCCAGTTGACGGAGCCGCACAACCCCATGACAAAGGCGGTGACCAGCTCCGTGCCGGAAGCCACCAGCCCCGGCACGCCCAGCACATAGATGAGCCCCGGCACGCCGATGAAG encodes:
- a CDS encoding secondary thiamine-phosphate synthase enzyme YjbQ, which gives rise to MFTLECATHSRCEMRDITAEVRAFVRRMAVERGWRYGALTLFCPHTTCGLTLNEGADPDVRRDMLAFFSRLVPDAGDYRHAEGNSDAHIKTTLHGPSLLLLVEDGELCLGTWQAVYLCEGDGPRRRSLWLQWLPGARE
- a CDS encoding aminotransferase class I/II-fold pyridoxal phosphate-dependent enzyme, translated to MEEFSRIRRLPPYVFALVGDLKMRLRRQNVDIVDFSMGNPDIPTPAHIVDKLVEAAQKPVNHRYSLSRGIPNLRKAICDRYARNYGVQLDPDSEAIVTLGCKEGLAHLSLAMLEPGDVVLAPDPTYPIHKYASVIAGADVRSVPIGHGRDFFEDLETATRQAWPKPKVLFLCYPHNPTTEVTDLEFFQKVADFAKENNIWVVHDLAYADLVFDGYKAPSFLQAKGAKDVGVEFYSMSKSYSMPGWRVGFCVGNQHLIHALGRIKSYLDYGMFQPIQIAATVALNGPQDCVQHICDVYKERRDWLIEGLNRIGWETPSPRATMFAWAHIPEPFRKMGSVEFSKLLLQEAHVAVSPGLGFGSYGDEYVRFALIENDQRTRQAMSSMRRLLSGVGD
- a CDS encoding DNA polymerase IV, producing MILHLDMDAFFASVEQLDNPDLRGRPVIVGGGQRGVVSTCSYEARAFGVHSAMPMSTARRLCPQAVVLRGRYPRYAAVSRAVMAALGEFSPLVEQASVDEAYVDAAGLERLFGPLEELIARMKARVTAATGGLTCSVGAAPVKFLAKICSDIHKPDGVCILRPEDVDAFLEDLPVEKLPGVGKRGAQQLHGLGVRTVGRLRRYSPDFLERRFGQWGRVLAERAHGRDPRAVEPAREAKSESAECTFPQDTRDHELLRRALLAHAERVGASLRRHNCKGRTVTLKVKFADFRQITRSRSLPAPVNATETIFAVGAALLQALPLPQPVRLVGLGVSGFERPPAAQLALPGLPAAAPGLADPALEARRERLDAALDRLRDKFGRQAVQRGRLFQPHVGK
- a CDS encoding C-GCAxxG-C-C family (seleno)protein, giving the protein MTAHDRVAALVRHYYWDRDMNCARTTLRCLESLTGQKVHPQLYQAVVGCHGAGGTGGQCGLVEGGLLFLGIYGAALGLSEDATVDACAAYARQFAERFGSLGCSDLRPDGFHKQDPPHVCEILSVDAICFLHNYVRGLTGQPPVE
- a CDS encoding TIGR04326 family surface carbohydrate biosynthesis protein produces the protein MELELVVAAVPAPRPQPCGRECCPEGGPERLVVHWEGWEAPEGEYSLPALLRRDLLHIRAEHAAWAYELGLLDAGGRSVQERLTGGAPLSLWWCSLLYERHPKMTPGLYEVYKLRALERFMDARGVTALRCSGGDARLRRVLEALCAAGDRSFAAAGPETDAAFAARPGLLRRCYAACPAPLRAAARYVHWWWTVRRLLPACPLPSAPAAGGAPRQTATIATYFPNVDMEAARQGRFRSRYWESLHEALNAAAQAEGGHFVRWLFIRFPAPQLSLRQCLELRDRFRQSGRDGCSFHYLEELLRPRDLVAAAWRYVRICLSSLLLERAVRPAFHLPGSRLNFWDYLGPYWAESFRGWRALERCLQLRACERYAAAAGPQRWTLFPLENCPWERMLTTAVHRAGNGPVVGAQHSTIRPTDFRYFDDPRAFTPPLAVMQPDQVRANGGSALAQWRDAGLPAARLDLAEALRYLYLVKDGTGTAAAAGAPPTTPTSQDATPRRLLAVTSFFADETDAHLRLLARALLGGLLEGWEVCVKPHPYLPVAERLQALLGARAAEVRVLEGPIGPLLAPGVLVWASNSTTAALEAVLKGLPVLVMLPTNDFDLCPLQDVPGLPRTGSLEDVKAALAAAAPLALPDGYLDLDPALPRWKHLLNLVRMP
- a CDS encoding cation:proton antiporter; this translates as MPHETVLILTLAGGLSAALVLGILTQKLRLSPLVGYLLAGILVGPHSPGFVADAGTAAQFAEIGVILLMFGVGLHFHLSDLLAVGAIAVSGAAIQIAAATLTSMVILHFFGFSLLAGAIFGMAISVASTVVLTRVLADNHALHTRTGHVALGWLVVEDIFTILLLVLLPAVLTPGGEFWSALGLTLLKLGALTLFTLVVGQKLIPLFLGYVARTGTRDLFTLAVIALALGIAVAAAYFFDASMALGAFLAGMVVGQSEFSARAAAEALPLRDAFAVLFFVSVGMLFNPASLLTDWPLMLATLFVILVAKPLGAFIMTRLFRKPLRLCLAVSASLSQIGEFSFILAGMGISLGLFDERVNNAIIPAAMISITINPMIYRRMEDLARWLERRRPEKAERGEVCQIVPEEGTAPRVVVVGYGPVGRSCCRILRDSGLSVMVVEMNIDTVHALREKDRPVIHGDALQAEVLREAGLEKAEALLLTSTSIPARDVTPIARAVNPDVRILAHTAFVGEARVLRDLGVTAVFSGEREVALAMAEFLLRSQGAPEVYIQSELERVREKLD
- the mtnA gene encoding S-methyl-5-thioribose-1-phosphate isomerase — translated: MEAHISFDPALPALRLLDQRLLPEQEAYILCRTPEDVIEALRSMAVRGAPAIGVAAAWGCALALHGLAPGADWPDRLDAALENLAQARPTAVNLRWAVERMRARWRRLGKAANRETLHKAFMDEARRMQEEDVAACKALGRYGAALLKDGDTVLTHCNAGALATAGYGTALGVVRAAVAAGKRIRVIADETRPFLQGARLTAWELHEDNIPVAVACDNACALLMHKGLVQCVVVGADRIAANGDTANKIGTLGVALLARHFGIPFYVAAPLSTIDPATPHGDAIPIEERPAAEVTHMGARRLCPEGVPVYNFAFDVTPAACITGIITEQGVLRPPYGLSIWAACNDTRTNRACDAAAGAVSPAATDD
- a CDS encoding homoserine dehydrogenase, which encodes MSKNSDKPLVAGLAGYGTVGGGLVRLLRENADLIRRRTGRDIVLKKVLVRDVAKARSVPLPPDAALVTDPRELTEDPEIDVLVELMGGIDHARALIDRALDQGKHIVTANKALLAEEGLALFQKADRKKRVLRYEASVAGAIPIVETLKESLAGNRVLSLMGILNGTSNYILSAMTSEGMEFGLALKQAQALGYAEADPTLDIDGHDAAHKLILLIRLAFGAHYPYTALSVRGIRGLSSLDIRLAREFGYRIKLIGQAREVPQAGAAAGEGPVRLEAGVFPALVYHKYLLARVGGVYNAVRVEGNASGPLFFHGRGAGDLPTAGAVLADLMAVAREERPNNTGFAGKDLPTAAIVPPEEWRSCYYVRVMVEDAPGVLRDLSGCMAAEGISLAQVIQKTDEGHGVPLVFMTHETTAKAMSDALQRTMDAGLLREPAVYFRVLGGA